The segment CAACCACTTAAAACTGAAAGCCATATCAGTCAACAGAATCCAAAAACCATCGTGGACAATCTTTAGCCAGTCAGCTAGCCAGCacgtagcctgaacatctgacgtcacacttcgggCTTGTGAATTACGTCAGAGCATTTAGCCCACGTCAACTTcatccataatcacctttcgcCTAGATAAACGCTGCATGCAGCAGGCGACCGAGAGCGCACTTGCCAAGCAAAAcattggaccaatcaaaacacagatatggaaagcttacatcACTGCCCGCTTATCCCATAAAGTCACTGTATCCAATTACTGGTTCTTTAAAACCAATAGTCTAGCCAGCATGCACACTCCGACAGACACGAGcctttaataatatataaaacatgttatatttgttttattatacttcatacataaatcagttgaaataaatttaaataaaatgagCCATGACATGTTTGTTCATGCGATGGATGTCGCTAGAGCGATGTGTGCGTCAGTACCACGATCGTAAAGCGAATAGCGCccggggatgacgtcgcacaatagtaatgcgcatgacaagtagtaGAGCTCCCGGGGAGCtactacttgtcatgcgcatttaacacttgcgtgaatactcacTTGCgcttggtaattagcaaaattaacacccggcacgtgatgatgaattgaccaatgagaactcgactctcaGTCATGAAAATGTATGAGGTACTATAGTAAagacaatagacccttcccatgaaatatgtaaattgcataaaaaattgcacaaagcgcgtgcgcacttacgttttggttggcaaaatgagggaacatcgcgctgttttgtacacggctaatgggtgcgtgacgcagacgcgattgcgcgtctgcttagtgcacaactctatggcgtttgccaaccaacggggtctgtacgcatgcgtgaatgtaattagcatcatgggaagggtccattagtTGTCGGCTcataggccgtatccgaattggcggctacagctacggcttcggcttttgCTTTAGTGTGCATCCAAGGACGTCATACACTTCAACGCACGATGAcccggaaatctagccgtataCGCCGCTCTTCAtattatgcatgaggtacgtcacaatgcttactcaaaacgaggcgatgggcgcagccactgcaagtgatggggaacgtgcgcctATAGCCCAATTTTGGGAaggaattatgacgtcatgcataagtattaagagaggcgtatagccGTAGCTAGCGGTAGCAAGTACAGACACGACTCCCCTCTTACCTCCATATATCAAAACTGCATTTGTTGTAGCGAGTGCCGTCATCAGAATCTGCGCTGTTCCAGAAATAATGCTAAGGTAAATTGCCCAGTAGTCGGACAAGCATAGCCCCAGGAGCCACACAATAATAGGGCACGCTGGGAATAAAGAAGATTAAATAACTTTGGTTAATGTTATACTTGATGTTTAAGCACTGGACATGCACCTCTGGTATACCTATAaatgtcacagaccagtattcagatttagtgtatcccaacatctgtGAAGATTTGCactcaatttgtcattgaagttgcgatgGAATAAAGAACATTGTCTGTTCGTCTTCAGGAGCAGAGTATAATGTATGAACGGACtctcgagaccacaccggctcttctcagagccagaCTCACACACAAGAGATTTACAAAATGGTGATATTATGCCCACAAATTTACTTGTCtgaagtttcttcctatttgtccacaccatgcaaagcttcaaacactaCTGTTCATTATGGTGTTCTAAAGACGACAGTGAATGTGCGTCGTCTTTAGAACACCAtactttaccaagtaagtttgtaagcttacaattactttgagtaattagtgtccagtgcactCGAAACAACTTTTTACGGCTATTACGTAAGCATTCAATTAAGACACTTCGTCCATTTTGATTGGAAACAAGCAATAGTTGGcaggcagcagacttaccgatTGAGCTCGGGACCTGATACACGGCCGCAAAGATTCCTACAAGAGCGGGAGACCAGCAAAACGGCTCCCCAAGCCCGTAAAGATTCACCGTGTTTTGGAATCCGAAGATATTCAAAGTAACTAAAGCGTAACAGCCGAAGATCACTACAATCCTCCAGCGCCGACCATCGGTGACAGTGTCTGAGAAAAGAGAGCGGACTCCGAGAATGCTGTCCCTGACGACGTCTTTGACGATGGGTTTCTTTAGCGCGGATTCACAGACGAGATTCGGAGGTAACATCCACAGGCACGACGCCATGCTGAAGCACGTGGTAATGAGATACACCACAGTGAACGAGGTTTTCTGTAGCACGAATTCAATTACCAGAGGAGCCACGCCTATGACGAGGTACTGCATCCCGTAAATGCCAGCTAAGGCAACCTCCCTGTACCTCAGAGGAACAATATCAGTCGTATAAAGCATGATGATGGAGTGCAAAAACACAAACCCACCACAAGCACCACTAAATGCACTCCCAAACAGTGCATAGTAGACAGACACCCCAGAGTAAGCGGTGAATAAAAAAGTTCCCTCCATAATACAGGAACCCACGCATCGTAGAAGCATCAATGGCCGCCGCCCGGTGAAATCTGACAGGATGACCAATGGGAGTCCAGTTATAACGGGGATAAAGTACAGTAAGGTGTTCTCGTAGGTGGAAAAGATCGCCGTTTGCGACTGGATTTCCCGGAGTTCTGTGTTGCTGTGGTTAGAGAGAGCGCAGGCGTTCACCCCAACCGGGAACGTGAAATTGCGCTCGGcggcaaacttggcgcgtgcgAATTGAACATCCAAGGTCATTGTCATGCTCTCTGGAGTAAAGATGAGCAACTGCAGCACCAGTAACGATGTCATACTACTAGCCCAGGTAGATCCTGTGTGCTCCTCGTCGGGTATAGAGGTGCCCTGAAGAAGATTAGTGTCCTCTCTATAAGTTGATGGGGATTTCATCTTTCAGCGCTGGCCTAGTGTAATGTTCCAGCAATAAAAATGGCATCAATGTCACTTGGGTTAGCGGTTGCAATGGGACGGTGTGgtgtttgtgttttccaaagTACACTTCAAAGTAGCGCGTGATATAATTACAATAGCTCTATGCATTGTATAGTGCTAGGAATTATCGATTTCTACCACCAGTATTCCAGATCATTGCATTTACTGCAGAGGGGGAAAAATGAATAATTGGTGAATGACACAACCACGGAAGCTACCGCCACCGTACAATACGCTTCCGTACAAAAATAAGCACAGTGGCAGCCTCGCTATgtgcagcgcgccgtatcgatacctctctcATTGAAATGTGCTAGCATAATTATAGCATGTTAttagcacatttaaatttgccaTTTCCAGGGGTAATGTTCGAGCAAGGGATGCTGGGGgaaaaatggcgcggtgagatcgatcac is part of the Asterias rubens chromosome 4, eAstRub1.3, whole genome shotgun sequence genome and harbors:
- the LOC117289707 gene encoding proton-coupled folate transporter-like; amino-acid sequence: MKSPSTYREDTNLLQGTSIPDEEHTGSTWASSMTSLLVLQLLIFTPESMTMTLDVQFARAKFAAERNFTFPVGVNACALSNHSNTELREIQSQTAIFSTYENTLLYFIPVITGLPLVILSDFTGRRPLMLLRCVGSCIMEGTFLFTAYSGVSVYYALFGSAFSGACGGFVFLHSIIMLYTTDIVPLRYREVALAGIYGMQYLVIGVAPLVIEFVLQKTSFTVVYLITTCFSMASCLWMLPPNLVCESALKKPIVKDVVRDSILGVRSLFSDTVTDGRRWRIVVIFGCYALVTLNIFGFQNTVNLYGLGEPFCWSPALVGIFAAVYQVPSSIACPIIVWLLGLCLSDYWAIYLSIISGTAQILMTALATTNAVLIYGASLAGIFNSVSQPVYLALLTRLIDSNKHGALFSLYTLVYTITAACSLTIQSYAYAQAIKLGQATVVFYVMTLLGALVAIPTVVMHVLKPRGGFQQEPKTE